A region of Salvia splendens isolate huo1 chromosome 17, SspV2, whole genome shotgun sequence DNA encodes the following proteins:
- the LOC121773380 gene encoding pentatricopeptide repeat-containing protein At3g26782, mitochondrial-like isoform X1, whose amino-acid sequence MKTKCRLKFNWYFSELRLRRFSTTANIASLFNKYIDRSSIHSWNSIIAELARSGDSIEALKAFSSLRKSNLKPNRSTFPRAIKSCSALADLNSGKQAHQQAIIFGFASDLFVSSALIDMYAKCRELRDARNMFNEIPHRNVVSWTSMINGYVQNGCAREALLLFKEQLVEESVEEGGFVDGVTMVSILSACSRACEKNVTLGVHCIVIQRGFDDDLGVGNTLIDAYAKCGMLECSRRVFDGMSERDSISWNSMIAVCAQHGAAEEGIEVFRSMVRIAEYDAVTLSAVLLACAHAGALRIGKGIHVQVMKMSLESDVFVGTSIINMYCKCGRVSLARRAFDRMNFKNVKTWSAMIAGYGMHGQAREALEILTEMIRRGVKPNSISFVSVLSACCHAGLVDEGWHWFCTMQHRFKIESTIEHYGCMVDLLGRAGFLQKAYGLVLDMNDRPDLVIWCSLLASGRIHRNIEIAEFSARKLFELDPNNSGYYTLLSNIYADAGRWDDEKRIRINMRKHGIAKSPGFSIIELKGRVHVFLVGDRQHPEHEKIYSYLKELATKLQEIGYVPSVSSVLHDVDEEEKEIALQIHSEKLAVVFGLMSSIPGTTIQVTKNIRTCEDCHTMFKLITKIKNHDIVIRDPKRFHLFSKGVCSCGDYW is encoded by the exons ATGAAGACTAAATGTAGACTGAAATTCAATTGGTACTTCTCAGAGCTGCGGCTGCGGCGTTTCTCCACCACCGCTAACATCGCATCGCTCTTCAACAAATACATTGACAGAAGCAGCATCCACTCTTGGAACTCAATTATCGCCGAGTTAGCTCGGAGCGGCGACTCAATCGAGGCCCTCAAAGCCTTCTCCTCACTTCGCAAATCCAACCTTAAGCCTAATCGCTCAACCTTTCCCCGCGCTATCAAATCATGCTCCGCACTGGCCGATCTCAATTCCGGTAAGCAAGCTCATCAACAAGCTATTATCTTTGGCTTTGCTTCCGACCTTTTTGTATCTTCCGCGCTAATTGATATGTATGCTAAATGCCGTGAATTGCGCGATGCACGGAACATGTTCAACGAAATACCTCACAGAAATGTTGTGTCATGGACTTCGATGATTAATGGATATGTTCAAAATGGCTGCGCTAGGGAGGCTCTGTTGCTGTTTAAGGAGCAGTTGGTTGAAGAGAGCGTGGAGGAGGGAGGTTTTGTTGATGGAGTCACTATGGTTTCGATTCTTTCTGCTTGTTCTCGTGCTTGTGAGAAGAATGTGACGCTTGGGGTTCATTGTATTGTGATTCAAAGAGGTTTCGATGATGATTTGGGGGTTGGGAACACTTTGATTGACGCTTATGCCAAATGTGGGATGCTTGAGTGTTCAAGGAGAGTGTTTGATGGTATGAGTGAAAGGGATTCCATCTCTTGGAACTCTATGATTGCAGTATGTGCGCAGCATGGGGCAGCAGAGGAGGGAATTGAAGTTTTCCGATCAATGGTGAGGATTGCAGAGTATGATGCAGTGACTTTGTCAGCTGTGTTGTTAGCTTGTGCTCATGCTGGAGCTCTTAGAATCGGGAAAGGCATACATGTTCAG GTGATGAAGATGAGCTTGGAGAGCGACGTCTTTGTTGGAACTTCGATAATTAACATGTACTGCAAATGTGGCAGGGTTAGTTTAGCTAGGAGAGCATTTGATAGGATGAATTTCAAGAATGTGAAGACATGGTCCGCCATGATTGCTGGCTATGGAATGCACGGCCAAGCAAGGGAGGCTCTCGAGATTTTGACAGAGATGATTCGCCGTGGAGTGAAACCTAACAGTATCAGTTTTGTATCGGTGCTATCAGCATGTTGCCACGCTGGTCTGGTGGATGAAGGGTGGCACTGGTTTTGCACAATGCAGCATAGGTTTAAAATAGAATCGACTATAGAGCACTACGGCTGCATGGTTGATCTCCTTGGGCGGGCGGGTTTTCTTCAAAAGGCTTATGGTTTGGTCCTGGATATGAATGATAGACCTGATCTTGTGATTTGGTGCTCTCTTTTAGCCTCGGGCAGGATACACAGAAACATTGAGATAGCAGAGTTCTCTGCAAGGAAATTGTTTGAGTTGGATCCGAATAACTCAGGTTATTACACATTGCTTTCGAATATTTATGCTGATGCTGGTAGATGGGATGATGAGAAAAGAATTCGAATAAATATGAGAAAACATGGAATTGCTAAATCCCCTGGATTTAGTATAATTGAACTTAAAGGTAGGGTTCATGTGTTTCTGGTTGGTGATAGGCAGCATCCGGAGCATGAAAAGATATATTCTTACCTAAAAGAGTTAGCTACGAAGCTTCAAGAAATTGGGTATGTACCTAGCGTGAGCTCAGTTCTTCATGATGTTGACGAAGAAGAAAAGGAGATTGCGTTACAAATTCACAGTGAGAAGTTGGCTGTTGTTTTCGGACTTATGAGTTCGATTCCTGGTACAACCATCCAGGTTACGAAGAATATTAGAACTTGCGAAGACTGTCATACGATGTTTAAGTTGATTACAAAGATTAAGAATCATGATATTGTGATAAGAGATCCAAAACGGTTTCACCTCTTCAGCAAAGGTGTTTGTTCATGTGGAGACTACTGGTGA
- the LOC121773380 gene encoding pentatricopeptide repeat-containing protein At3g26782, mitochondrial-like isoform X2 codes for MLRTGRSQFRNVVSWTSMINGYVQNGCAREALLLFKEQLVEESVEEGGFVDGVTMVSILSACSRACEKNVTLGVHCIVIQRGFDDDLGVGNTLIDAYAKCGMLECSRRVFDGMSERDSISWNSMIAVCAQHGAAEEGIEVFRSMVRIAEYDAVTLSAVLLACAHAGALRIGKGIHVQVMKMSLESDVFVGTSIINMYCKCGRVSLARRAFDRMNFKNVKTWSAMIAGYGMHGQAREALEILTEMIRRGVKPNSISFVSVLSACCHAGLVDEGWHWFCTMQHRFKIESTIEHYGCMVDLLGRAGFLQKAYGLVLDMNDRPDLVIWCSLLASGRIHRNIEIAEFSARKLFELDPNNSGYYTLLSNIYADAGRWDDEKRIRINMRKHGIAKSPGFSIIELKGRVHVFLVGDRQHPEHEKIYSYLKELATKLQEIGYVPSVSSVLHDVDEEEKEIALQIHSEKLAVVFGLMSSIPGTTIQVTKNIRTCEDCHTMFKLITKIKNHDIVIRDPKRFHLFSKGVCSCGDYW; via the exons ATGCTCCGCACTGGCCGATCTCAATTCCG AAATGTTGTGTCATGGACTTCGATGATTAATGGATATGTTCAAAATGGCTGCGCTAGGGAGGCTCTGTTGCTGTTTAAGGAGCAGTTGGTTGAAGAGAGCGTGGAGGAGGGAGGTTTTGTTGATGGAGTCACTATGGTTTCGATTCTTTCTGCTTGTTCTCGTGCTTGTGAGAAGAATGTGACGCTTGGGGTTCATTGTATTGTGATTCAAAGAGGTTTCGATGATGATTTGGGGGTTGGGAACACTTTGATTGACGCTTATGCCAAATGTGGGATGCTTGAGTGTTCAAGGAGAGTGTTTGATGGTATGAGTGAAAGGGATTCCATCTCTTGGAACTCTATGATTGCAGTATGTGCGCAGCATGGGGCAGCAGAGGAGGGAATTGAAGTTTTCCGATCAATGGTGAGGATTGCAGAGTATGATGCAGTGACTTTGTCAGCTGTGTTGTTAGCTTGTGCTCATGCTGGAGCTCTTAGAATCGGGAAAGGCATACATGTTCAG GTGATGAAGATGAGCTTGGAGAGCGACGTCTTTGTTGGAACTTCGATAATTAACATGTACTGCAAATGTGGCAGGGTTAGTTTAGCTAGGAGAGCATTTGATAGGATGAATTTCAAGAATGTGAAGACATGGTCCGCCATGATTGCTGGCTATGGAATGCACGGCCAAGCAAGGGAGGCTCTCGAGATTTTGACAGAGATGATTCGCCGTGGAGTGAAACCTAACAGTATCAGTTTTGTATCGGTGCTATCAGCATGTTGCCACGCTGGTCTGGTGGATGAAGGGTGGCACTGGTTTTGCACAATGCAGCATAGGTTTAAAATAGAATCGACTATAGAGCACTACGGCTGCATGGTTGATCTCCTTGGGCGGGCGGGTTTTCTTCAAAAGGCTTATGGTTTGGTCCTGGATATGAATGATAGACCTGATCTTGTGATTTGGTGCTCTCTTTTAGCCTCGGGCAGGATACACAGAAACATTGAGATAGCAGAGTTCTCTGCAAGGAAATTGTTTGAGTTGGATCCGAATAACTCAGGTTATTACACATTGCTTTCGAATATTTATGCTGATGCTGGTAGATGGGATGATGAGAAAAGAATTCGAATAAATATGAGAAAACATGGAATTGCTAAATCCCCTGGATTTAGTATAATTGAACTTAAAGGTAGGGTTCATGTGTTTCTGGTTGGTGATAGGCAGCATCCGGAGCATGAAAAGATATATTCTTACCTAAAAGAGTTAGCTACGAAGCTTCAAGAAATTGGGTATGTACCTAGCGTGAGCTCAGTTCTTCATGATGTTGACGAAGAAGAAAAGGAGATTGCGTTACAAATTCACAGTGAGAAGTTGGCTGTTGTTTTCGGACTTATGAGTTCGATTCCTGGTACAACCATCCAGGTTACGAAGAATATTAGAACTTGCGAAGACTGTCATACGATGTTTAAGTTGATTACAAAGATTAAGAATCATGATATTGTGATAAGAGATCCAAAACGGTTTCACCTCTTCAGCAAAGGTGTTTGTTCATGTGGAGACTACTGGTGA